The stretch of DNA tatatatatatatatatatatatatatatatatatatatatatatatcactaaGTAACCAACACAATAATGTTTTATTCGTTTCAAAGCTGGTAATATCCTTATAGATAATTTTCATATCCGTCACTCTCCAAGAATTGCAAACAAAAACGGCAATTTCCAAACTAAAATATGAACAAAACggaaaagaaataatttcttaaGCTCCTTTTTCTGGACATCCGATCACAAACCAAATTTAATATCATTCTTCatcagttttattgttttaatttaattttgttagtGTCTACAGTTTTTCGCGGTTTCCCAAAATTATGGAAATGGGAGATTGCCGACTTTGATTTTACACCTCTCAATTAAAAGGCCGGCTTTGAAACTCTTAAGGGCGAGGAGGAAGAAGAAACTGTTAATTGTATCTCTGGTTCTTGTTTGTAGATTTTGACGTTTCTTTtcttaatttgtatgtactttttgcgtacatttCGATTACGTATCATTCCTCCTgtcaaatttgtttaaacatttttttttcagattttaaggtaattttttttgtaaaatataaatatttatgaataatttatacttctttaataaacttGTCCTATTCAATTCTCTCTATATACATAttgcttaaaaaataaaaaatttaaaataaaaatttatttaatttcctaatttttttaacggaaaaaaaatcttaatggaaaattttttattgcaacctatttatttatatattattatttatttatttatttaacactttttaaacaaagtataaaaaatgtagtatctttaaaaaaaagtatCTTTATAAATAGCGTTCTTTGTAAATGGCgctaaaaaaattactttttaataatttgaattattctaaattttttccattttttcttaaAATGCCTACTTTTATGCAGATTCTGAAGTTTTTAGATGCCATTTTTCAATAGGTTGGACatcgaatttaaaaaacaaaaaatatgaggtGAAAGTTTACAAATTAGGATCAAAATGCGCAAGTTCATTTTGATTTTATGTGGCATACGTAATAAAATATCCATAAACAAATGGATATACCGTTGCGTTTCGGGATATATAGACTTACTTTGAACCTTAACATTcaaaacacattgtttattttttacataagctCAATCTTATTTTAATCAAAAGAATAAATATGATACTACAacattacagtaaaaagtttaccaGAAGTTtgccatttatttatttataataatttttcaacaaataaaacatttcatttttattggatGTATTCCTTTTTATATTAAGCAGGTTCCCGTGGTAAACTTTGAATTAACTTGTTACTCTAATATTGTAACATATGAGTTTTtcgattaaaataagattcagaTTGTGGGTAAGAAACAAACAATGTGCCTCAAATGCTTtacattgattataaaccacacctATAATCAATGGTTAAAGTTAAAACGTTCGTAAGGTCTATATAACTGAAACTCAACGATAATTTGTTTATGTACACGTTAAACTGACTTTtgcaatataaaatcaaaatgaaattaagCATTTTTAAACGACTTaagcttttatttattttttgttttttctacatctgatgttcAACCTGTTAAAAAATGGCCTTAAAAATTGCTATGCTAAAATTGGCTTCTTTTCGACTATTTTAGGTATTTATTTGCAATTTACGTTAAGGAAGCGTTTTACATAAAAGTCATAAAATTAACTTTTGTCTTGATATAactgtcaaattattaaaaaaatttgattgatggttttttaacgaagttttttaaaaattgttatacataaatGGATTGCCATGGAAAATTTTCGGTAAACTTTTTAACATAGCATATTGGCatcataataatattaattgaAACAAGTTTTAGCATGTGGGCATGAAATCGACCTTTTTCGATAAAAGCCACCCATCTAGTATTTTTAACAAGAAATAGAACCTAGTTTATTTGGGATTATTTATTTCCAAAGCATTACCTAAAcctatattatttttagaaatggtTAATTAAATAGGATAATTCATTTTTTATGCAATCTATtctaaataaattattgaaaaagtCTATTAAAgaattatatattaaattataactatttatgttttacaaaaaaaattacctcaaatagttacaaaaaaaaataaaaactgaaaaaaattgtttaaacaaattaaacggtttatttaacaatataattatttaaataatacatattggCAAAGTACGCAAAATGTACATagaactaaaaaaaaagaaacgtcgaaatccataaacaagaaactgagatacagttaacagctcctcCCCCCTCCACCGCTCTCACTAGTTTCAAAGTCGGCCGATTTTTAGGACCACATTCTTGAGACTTTGTAAccgattttttaaattatgtacattaaaactTTAAAGCATGTTCTTTGAGCTGACCCTAATAAGATTTCTGTTGTTATAAACAAAACtgctatcaattaaaaaaaaagcaataaCTTCGTCCCTCAGTGTGCTaggtcaacttttttcttttaaattaataaaaaagacaGGCTTACTAAATCAGAAAAAAATATTATCTTACAGgaaatggttaaaaagttattttaattttttttaagcaaaaaatcgacatgtttttacaaaactaatttaaaatgtttaaaaatacttttatatatatttttttaaatattattaatagaaTAAATCTTGTTCAATCAAAAGCTACCCCTGCAATAATTACTCTATCTACATAATTTTTTGACtgatattgttgcaaaaaaattaatttgggtaaataaattaaataacttttaaactatttgacctatCGACTTGGAAGAAATTTTTGACCCATCACTGGTTGTAATATAAAgaatataagtttattttaaaaaaaagttattaacatttataaaagaCCAAAACTTTTGACTTATTTTACAACTTTTTAAGCAGCCAATTAGGATAAGAACATTTAAATAGGCCATTTTAAAGGTTTGACAAATAAGTTTATAGTTAACTCTCAAATTTGTTTGAACTTCTTTACTTTTTTCTaatagacgaaaaaagcgaaaatttttcgtttttgacgttaatttgttattaattaattaagccaaaaaaatcgactgcagcaaacatataggtttttgttctAGAAGTCCATACTACTCAAACCAACTGCCTGGCCGGGTCAGTGTCACAAACAgagtactttttttgcttatttgccTGGCCTGTGATATTAGAgtggccgcacacagaaagagcaaaactgttttagtcaaaaacgtttttgactaaacgaGTCTGATGCTGATGTTTCCATATAAATGAAATGAGCTGACGCACACTGATTAATCGTGTGTCTAAAGCATGTTTAGGCTCATTTAGTTTAACTCAGTctgtttgatgttgattaccgGATCGTCGTTTTTGGAATTCCTTTCTTGAAACCGCTCGAGTAGTCAACAAGAAGCACATGTGGAAACAGCGATATTTTGCTTGTTTATATTGTGTGTATCATGGAAGTGGACGCAGAAAAATTAATTGTACTGATTGAGGCCAGATTCTTTTCTCATTTATAGGATGTACCCAAAATTGTATTTTACTTTGCGTTTTTTTGTCCTGTAGGAGGAACCACTGCCAGAAAACTATTGCAATTTCGTCGTTATCTGTCGATATCTTTAATAAAACTGGTTGGAGTATGGTTTGTGCAAACATTTTGTTTCTCTTGAAAACAAAATGTTTCTTGTGAAAACAAAAACGTTTTCGTTTcaaacaaaaacgtttttgactaaaacagttttgctctttctgtgtgcggccaccATTATACGACATTTCTGCACGAGCTGTATCTAAAGGCGCGTCCACACTGGAGCAACATTTGGCAACTTGTAGCAATTTTATGTTGCAACAAGTtgctaaatgtttaatttattaaacttTTGACATAAAACAAACTGTCCTCACTAGTGCAACAATTTTAATGAATGTTTGAACTTGTTGAATCACAAATTCAGTTGAGTACAACATTGAGGAAGACTTATTAACTGCTACCGCGTGCTTTCTAATTTTGTGTGGTGATTCACGAAAACGGAAGCATAAATGTTGGGTCCGTCCAAGTTTGAAGAAAAGGGAAAAATATGGTGGAAAGGAAATATTATCGGATTTAAAGAAAGATGACGTTTTATTAGAACTTCGAACCGATGGGTGCTTCAAAAATTTTTTGCGCATAAGTAGTTCAGATATGGAATTTTTGCTGCAAAAAATTGCACCAGTGATAAGAAAAGCAGATACTAACTGTAGAAGGGCTATACCTCCACAAGAACGATTAGCTGTAACATTGCGCTTTCTGGCAACTGGAGATTCCTACAGCAGCTTGATGTATTTATTTAAGATTTCGAAACAAGCTATCTCAAAGATAGTACCAGAAGTATGTGCTGCGCTAGTAAATGCAATTAAAGACCAAGTTAAGGTAAGTAAACTTTATTGTACTTTTTTATTGATAACTTTAGAAGTTTTACATGTTACTTAATTGAAATGCCTCTGCGAGAATGTTTGAGGAACCAAAAGCAGTAAAGGAGTCTGAAGAGTTTTGTATGTATGTCTCCGCTGGTGATATAGCTGGTGTGCTGCAATATGATGAATGTGATTGTGATCTCGTGGAAGGTTGCATTGATATAATTGGCTTATATGTGTTAGTTGATTGTGGCATTCCATAATCATATTTACCCATACTTGCATCGAACAAAATATTACCTATAAGATGTTCTACAATATTCTGTGCGCAGGTGGTATTCAAATCCCTAATTTTACACGCCATATGTTCTCCAAATACATCGAATTTGTCTCGCTGTCGTTTATTTTGTATGTCTTGAATTATTTTATATGCCTCTTCTTTTCGAGCGTTATCATCGATTTTTCTTGTAAGTGTTTGTGTGACACGTCTAGTTTTATTAGGGTGTTTAAATTCATCAAGATTTGTGCTGTTCGGATTTTCCACGGTTTTTTTACGAGGCTCTTGAGAGGATTTGTTAGATGCCGAAGGCTTCTCACAAGCAGCGTTAGATGTTGATGGGTTTTGAGAACCATCGTTATACAAGTCT from Diabrotica undecimpunctata isolate CICGRU chromosome 4, icDiaUnde3, whole genome shotgun sequence encodes:
- the LOC140438839 gene encoding uncharacterized protein, translated to MKKSGAGAQFHSKWFAYDALVFLRDKNKVRPCKESEAENVDDLNDSSSETDLDDSQVTDCDEGENETQEFQDAENGNEGMKDLYNDGSQNPSTSNAACEKPSASNKSSQEPRKKTVENPNSTNLDEFKHPNKTRRVTQTLTRKIDDNARKEEAYKIIQDIQNKRQRDKFDVFGEHMACKIRDLNTTCAQNIVEHLIGNILFDASMGKYDYGMPQSTNTYKPIISMQPSTRSQSHSSYCSTPAISPAETYIQNSSDSFTAFGSSNILAEAFQLSNM